One segment of Solanum lycopersicum chromosome 1, SLM_r2.1 DNA contains the following:
- the CMT3 gene encoding DNA (cytosine-5)-methyltransferase 1 isoform X3, giving the protein MSLNCQHDSDELIQAKCHFAQALVDNVIYKLGDDAYVKAAEDEDDYICKIVEFFQGVDDMKYFTAQWFYRAKDTVIKAHDQFIDKKRVFLSDIKDHNPLDCLVKKIKIVPISSNVCQPLLNVRVSHWLENELVLCLYVLSNHLLMVSLQFKESLRLECDYYYDMKYLVPFSSFISLPSDVLSPDSESNSTISSDGDVVEVKEQKQEKKLLDLYSGCGGMSTGLCLGADVCDVKLVTKWTVDLNCYACDSLKANHPETEVRNESAEDFLLLLKEWEQLCASCSLLKSNTPTHPLLKVGDANVEDDDEGADDDDGGSGDEDEGEIFEVEEILEVCYGDPKEIKKPGLYFKVRWKGYGPDEDTWEPIEGLDGCQNKIKDFVTDGFKRSVLPLPGQVDVVCGGPPCQGISGFNRFRNSANPLQDPKNKQLEVFMSIVEFLKPRFVLMENVVDLLRFAHGYLGRYALSRLVGMNYQARMGMMVAGAYGLPQFRMRVFMWGALPSEKLPQYPLPTHNVIVRGGIPTEFELNAVDFEEGLKVKLKRELLLEDALSDLPPVENNEPRDEMPYIDEPKSVFQRFIRSRRDGTLGTVLYDHRPLQLNEDDYQRVTQIPKQKGANFRDLPGVRVRADNVVEWDPDMERVKLPSGKPLVPDYAMTFVRGTSQKPFGRLWWDEIVSTVVTRAEPHNQAILHPVQDRVLTIRENARLQGFPDYYKLTGPIKERYIQVGNAVAVPVARALGYSLALALKGLSRDQPLLTLPPNFPCLEELVSNDESLDKV; this is encoded by the exons ATGAGCTTAAATTG CCAACATGATTCGGACGAATTAATTCAGGCCAAGTGCCATTTTGCACAAGCATTAGTTGATAATGTCATTTATAAACTTGGGGATGATGCATATGTAAAG GCTgcagaagatgaagatgattaCATATgcaaaattgttgaattttttcaaGGTGTTGATGATATGAAGTATTTTACTGCTCAGTGGTTTTACAGAGCGAAGGATACC GTAATTAAAGCTCATGACCAGTTTATTGACAAGAAGCGTGTATTCTTGTCAGATATTAAGGATCACAACCCGCTTGATTGCCtcgtaaaaaaaatcaaaattgttccAATATCCTCAAACGTATGTCAGCCTTTACTTAATGTTAGAGTTTCACATTGGTTGGAGAATGAATTGGTGCTTTGCTTATATGTTCTTAGCAATCATCTTCTCATG GTAAGCTtacaattcaaggaaagtttgCGATTAGAATGTGACTACTACTATGACATGAAGTACCTTGTCCCATTCTCATCATTTATTAGTTTACCATCAG ATGTTTTAAGTCCTGATAGTGAATCAAATTCGACCATATCAAGTGACGGTGATGTTGTGGAGGTCAAAGAACAGAAGCAAGAAAAGAAACTCTTGGATCTTTATTCCGGTTGTGGTGGAATGTCTACTGGGCTGTGCCTGGGTGCTGATGTTTGTGATGTTAAACTTGTCACT AAATGGACTGTTGATCTAAATTGTTATGCCTGTGATAGTTTAAAAGCAAACCACCCAGAAACCGAG GTGAGAAATGAATCTGCTGAAGATTTCTTATTGCTTTTGAAGGAGTGGGAGCAGCTTTGTGCATCCTGCTCCTTATTGAAAAGCAATACCCCGACACATCCTTTGTTGAAAGTGGGAGATGCAAATGTGGAAGATGATGATGAAGGTGCAGATGATGATGATGGGGGATCTGGTGATGAAGATGAAGGTGAAATTTTTGAAGTGGAAGAGATCTTGGAAGTTTGTTATGGAGACCCGAAGGAAATAAAAAAGCCAGGCCTTTATTTTAAG GTACGATGGAAGGGTTATGGCCCAGATGAAGATACTTGGGAGCCTATAGAAGGCTTAGA TGGCtgccaaaacaaaataaaagactTTGTGACTGATGGCTTTAAAAGAAGTGTTTTGCCATTACCT GGGCAAGTAGACGTCGTATGTGGGGGACCTCCTTGCCAAGGAATAAGTGGCTTTAATCGTTTTAGAAATTCAGCAAATCCATTACAAGATCCAAAAAATAAACAGCTTGAAGTATTCATGAGCATTGTGGAGTTCTTGAAGCCAAGGTTCGTGTTAATGGAAAATGTGGTGGACTTGCTTAGGTTTGCACATGGTTACCTTGGAAGATATGCACTAAGCAGACTTGTTGGAATGAACTACCAAGCACGGATGGGAATGATGGTTGCTGGGGCATATGGACTTCCACAATTTCGTATGCGTGTCTTCATGTGGGGTGCTCTTCCTTCAGAG AAATTGCCACAATATCCGTTGCCCACACATAACGTTATTGTGAGGGGTGGCATTCCCACAGAATTTGAG TTAAATGCAGTAGATTTTGAAGAAGGCCTGAAGGTCAAGCTAAAGAGAGAACTTCTTCTCGAGGATGCACTTTCAGATCTTCCTCCT gtGGAAAATAATGAACCAAGGGATGAAATGCCATATATCGATGAGCCAAAATCAGTCTTTCAGCGTTTCATAAGATCAAGGAGGGATG GTACGTTGGGTACTGTTTTGTATGATCATCGTCCCCTTCAGTTAAACGAAGATGACTACCAGCGTGTAACTCAAATTCCCAAACAAAAG GGTGCAAACTTCAGGGACTTGCCTGGGGTTCGTGTTCGTGCTGACAATGTTGTTGAATGGGATCCAGATATGGAAAGAGTAAAACTTCCATCAGGGAAGCCTTTG GTTCCTGACTATGCAATGACTTTTGTTCGTGGCACTTCACAAAA GCCATTTGGTCGTTTATGGTGGGATGAAATTGTTTCAACAGTTGTTACACGAGCAGAGCCCCATAATCAG GCTATATTACATCCAGTGCAGGACAGAGTGCTCACTATCCGTGAAAACGCAAGGCTGCAAGGTTTCCCTGATTATTACAAATTGACTGGACCAATAAAAGAAAG GTACATACAAGTTGGAAATGCAGTTGCAGTACCAGTTGCCCGGGCTTTAGGGTATTCTTTAGCATTGGCATTGAAAGGATTGTCGCGAGATCAACCATTACTTACATTACCACCTAATTTTCCATGTCTTGAGGAACTGGTCTCCAATGACGAATCTCTAGATAAGGTTTAA
- the CMT3 gene encoding DNA (cytosine-5)-methyltransferase CMT3 isoform X1: MSSKRKASPADSSSDSSKRHALEVVKTVDIASDEVAEGFRDDDEFVEDRDIVCDSSIGESSGQKEVRRVAVRANEEQEGEFYGEIVLDSEARKKWPHRYILKDNVNINSASMSLNCQHDSDELIQAKCHFAQALVDNVIYKLGDDAYVKAAEDEDDYICKIVEFFQGVDDMKYFTAQWFYRAKDTVIKAHDQFIDKKRVFLSDIKDHNPLDCLVKKIKIVPISSNVCQPLLNVRVSHWLENELVLCLYVLSNHLLMVSLQFKESLRLECDYYYDMKYLVPFSSFISLPSDVLSPDSESNSTISSDGDVVEVKEQKQEKKLLDLYSGCGGMSTGLCLGADVCDVKLVTKWTVDLNCYACDSLKANHPETEVRNESAEDFLLLLKEWEQLCASCSLLKSNTPTHPLLKVGDANVEDDDEGADDDDGGSGDEDEGEIFEVEEILEVCYGDPKEIKKPGLYFKVRWKGYGPDEDTWEPIEGLDGCQNKIKDFVTDGFKRSVLPLPGQVDVVCGGPPCQGISGFNRFRNSANPLQDPKNKQLEVFMSIVEFLKPRFVLMENVVDLLRFAHGYLGRYALSRLVGMNYQARMGMMVAGAYGLPQFRMRVFMWGALPSEKLPQYPLPTHNVIVRGGIPTEFELNAVDFEEGLKVKLKRELLLEDALSDLPPVENNEPRDEMPYIDEPKSVFQRFIRSRRDGTLGTVLYDHRPLQLNEDDYQRVTQIPKQKGANFRDLPGVRVRADNVVEWDPDMERVKLPSGKPLVPDYAMTFVRGTSQKPFGRLWWDEIVSTVVTRAEPHNQAILHPVQDRVLTIRENARLQGFPDYYKLTGPIKERYIQVGNAVAVPVARALGYSLALALKGLSRDQPLLTLPPNFPCLEELVSNDESLDKV, translated from the exons ATGTCGAGCAAACGGAAAGCTTCTCCGGCGGATTCATCATCGGATTCTTCTAAACGACATGCATTAGAAGTAGTGAAAACTGTGGATATAGCTTCGGATGAAGTAGCGGAAGGTTTTCGGGACGACGATGAGTTTGTAGAGGATAGGGATATTGTATGTGATAGTTCGATCGGCGAATCGTCTGGTCAGAAAGAGGTGAGAAGAGTTGCTGTACGGGCGAATGAGGAGCAGGAGGGTGAGTTTTACGGAGAAATTGTGCTGGATAGTGAAGCTAGGAAAAAATGGCCTCATAGATATATTTTAAAG GATAACGTGAATATAAATAGTGCATCTATGAGCTTAAATTG CCAACATGATTCGGACGAATTAATTCAGGCCAAGTGCCATTTTGCACAAGCATTAGTTGATAATGTCATTTATAAACTTGGGGATGATGCATATGTAAAG GCTgcagaagatgaagatgattaCATATgcaaaattgttgaattttttcaaGGTGTTGATGATATGAAGTATTTTACTGCTCAGTGGTTTTACAGAGCGAAGGATACC GTAATTAAAGCTCATGACCAGTTTATTGACAAGAAGCGTGTATTCTTGTCAGATATTAAGGATCACAACCCGCTTGATTGCCtcgtaaaaaaaatcaaaattgttccAATATCCTCAAACGTATGTCAGCCTTTACTTAATGTTAGAGTTTCACATTGGTTGGAGAATGAATTGGTGCTTTGCTTATATGTTCTTAGCAATCATCTTCTCATG GTAAGCTtacaattcaaggaaagtttgCGATTAGAATGTGACTACTACTATGACATGAAGTACCTTGTCCCATTCTCATCATTTATTAGTTTACCATCAG ATGTTTTAAGTCCTGATAGTGAATCAAATTCGACCATATCAAGTGACGGTGATGTTGTGGAGGTCAAAGAACAGAAGCAAGAAAAGAAACTCTTGGATCTTTATTCCGGTTGTGGTGGAATGTCTACTGGGCTGTGCCTGGGTGCTGATGTTTGTGATGTTAAACTTGTCACT AAATGGACTGTTGATCTAAATTGTTATGCCTGTGATAGTTTAAAAGCAAACCACCCAGAAACCGAG GTGAGAAATGAATCTGCTGAAGATTTCTTATTGCTTTTGAAGGAGTGGGAGCAGCTTTGTGCATCCTGCTCCTTATTGAAAAGCAATACCCCGACACATCCTTTGTTGAAAGTGGGAGATGCAAATGTGGAAGATGATGATGAAGGTGCAGATGATGATGATGGGGGATCTGGTGATGAAGATGAAGGTGAAATTTTTGAAGTGGAAGAGATCTTGGAAGTTTGTTATGGAGACCCGAAGGAAATAAAAAAGCCAGGCCTTTATTTTAAG GTACGATGGAAGGGTTATGGCCCAGATGAAGATACTTGGGAGCCTATAGAAGGCTTAGA TGGCtgccaaaacaaaataaaagactTTGTGACTGATGGCTTTAAAAGAAGTGTTTTGCCATTACCT GGGCAAGTAGACGTCGTATGTGGGGGACCTCCTTGCCAAGGAATAAGTGGCTTTAATCGTTTTAGAAATTCAGCAAATCCATTACAAGATCCAAAAAATAAACAGCTTGAAGTATTCATGAGCATTGTGGAGTTCTTGAAGCCAAGGTTCGTGTTAATGGAAAATGTGGTGGACTTGCTTAGGTTTGCACATGGTTACCTTGGAAGATATGCACTAAGCAGACTTGTTGGAATGAACTACCAAGCACGGATGGGAATGATGGTTGCTGGGGCATATGGACTTCCACAATTTCGTATGCGTGTCTTCATGTGGGGTGCTCTTCCTTCAGAG AAATTGCCACAATATCCGTTGCCCACACATAACGTTATTGTGAGGGGTGGCATTCCCACAGAATTTGAG TTAAATGCAGTAGATTTTGAAGAAGGCCTGAAGGTCAAGCTAAAGAGAGAACTTCTTCTCGAGGATGCACTTTCAGATCTTCCTCCT gtGGAAAATAATGAACCAAGGGATGAAATGCCATATATCGATGAGCCAAAATCAGTCTTTCAGCGTTTCATAAGATCAAGGAGGGATG GTACGTTGGGTACTGTTTTGTATGATCATCGTCCCCTTCAGTTAAACGAAGATGACTACCAGCGTGTAACTCAAATTCCCAAACAAAAG GGTGCAAACTTCAGGGACTTGCCTGGGGTTCGTGTTCGTGCTGACAATGTTGTTGAATGGGATCCAGATATGGAAAGAGTAAAACTTCCATCAGGGAAGCCTTTG GTTCCTGACTATGCAATGACTTTTGTTCGTGGCACTTCACAAAA GCCATTTGGTCGTTTATGGTGGGATGAAATTGTTTCAACAGTTGTTACACGAGCAGAGCCCCATAATCAG GCTATATTACATCCAGTGCAGGACAGAGTGCTCACTATCCGTGAAAACGCAAGGCTGCAAGGTTTCCCTGATTATTACAAATTGACTGGACCAATAAAAGAAAG GTACATACAAGTTGGAAATGCAGTTGCAGTACCAGTTGCCCGGGCTTTAGGGTATTCTTTAGCATTGGCATTGAAAGGATTGTCGCGAGATCAACCATTACTTACATTACCACCTAATTTTCCATGTCTTGAGGAACTGGTCTCCAATGACGAATCTCTAGATAAGGTTTAA
- the CMT3 gene encoding DNA (cytosine-5)-methyltransferase 1 isoform X2 — MSSKRKASPADSSSDSSKRHALEVVKTVDIASDEVAEGFRDDDEFVEDRDIVCDSSIGESSGQKEVRRVAVRANEEQEGEFYGEIVLDSEARKKWPHRYILKDNVNINSASMSLNCQHDSDELIQAKCHFAQALVDNVIYKLGDDAYVKAAEDEDDYICKIVEFFQGVDDMKYFTAQWFYRAKDTVIKAHDQFIDKKRVFLSDIKDHNPLDCLVKKIKIVPISSNVSLQFKESLRLECDYYYDMKYLVPFSSFISLPSDVLSPDSESNSTISSDGDVVEVKEQKQEKKLLDLYSGCGGMSTGLCLGADVCDVKLVTKWTVDLNCYACDSLKANHPETEVRNESAEDFLLLLKEWEQLCASCSLLKSNTPTHPLLKVGDANVEDDDEGADDDDGGSGDEDEGEIFEVEEILEVCYGDPKEIKKPGLYFKVRWKGYGPDEDTWEPIEGLDGCQNKIKDFVTDGFKRSVLPLPGQVDVVCGGPPCQGISGFNRFRNSANPLQDPKNKQLEVFMSIVEFLKPRFVLMENVVDLLRFAHGYLGRYALSRLVGMNYQARMGMMVAGAYGLPQFRMRVFMWGALPSEKLPQYPLPTHNVIVRGGIPTEFELNAVDFEEGLKVKLKRELLLEDALSDLPPVENNEPRDEMPYIDEPKSVFQRFIRSRRDGTLGTVLYDHRPLQLNEDDYQRVTQIPKQKGANFRDLPGVRVRADNVVEWDPDMERVKLPSGKPLVPDYAMTFVRGTSQKPFGRLWWDEIVSTVVTRAEPHNQAILHPVQDRVLTIRENARLQGFPDYYKLTGPIKERYIQVGNAVAVPVARALGYSLALALKGLSRDQPLLTLPPNFPCLEELVSNDESLDKV, encoded by the exons ATGTCGAGCAAACGGAAAGCTTCTCCGGCGGATTCATCATCGGATTCTTCTAAACGACATGCATTAGAAGTAGTGAAAACTGTGGATATAGCTTCGGATGAAGTAGCGGAAGGTTTTCGGGACGACGATGAGTTTGTAGAGGATAGGGATATTGTATGTGATAGTTCGATCGGCGAATCGTCTGGTCAGAAAGAGGTGAGAAGAGTTGCTGTACGGGCGAATGAGGAGCAGGAGGGTGAGTTTTACGGAGAAATTGTGCTGGATAGTGAAGCTAGGAAAAAATGGCCTCATAGATATATTTTAAAG GATAACGTGAATATAAATAGTGCATCTATGAGCTTAAATTG CCAACATGATTCGGACGAATTAATTCAGGCCAAGTGCCATTTTGCACAAGCATTAGTTGATAATGTCATTTATAAACTTGGGGATGATGCATATGTAAAG GCTgcagaagatgaagatgattaCATATgcaaaattgttgaattttttcaaGGTGTTGATGATATGAAGTATTTTACTGCTCAGTGGTTTTACAGAGCGAAGGATACC GTAATTAAAGCTCATGACCAGTTTATTGACAAGAAGCGTGTATTCTTGTCAGATATTAAGGATCACAACCCGCTTGATTGCCtcgtaaaaaaaatcaaaattgttccAATATCCTCAAAC GTAAGCTtacaattcaaggaaagtttgCGATTAGAATGTGACTACTACTATGACATGAAGTACCTTGTCCCATTCTCATCATTTATTAGTTTACCATCAG ATGTTTTAAGTCCTGATAGTGAATCAAATTCGACCATATCAAGTGACGGTGATGTTGTGGAGGTCAAAGAACAGAAGCAAGAAAAGAAACTCTTGGATCTTTATTCCGGTTGTGGTGGAATGTCTACTGGGCTGTGCCTGGGTGCTGATGTTTGTGATGTTAAACTTGTCACT AAATGGACTGTTGATCTAAATTGTTATGCCTGTGATAGTTTAAAAGCAAACCACCCAGAAACCGAG GTGAGAAATGAATCTGCTGAAGATTTCTTATTGCTTTTGAAGGAGTGGGAGCAGCTTTGTGCATCCTGCTCCTTATTGAAAAGCAATACCCCGACACATCCTTTGTTGAAAGTGGGAGATGCAAATGTGGAAGATGATGATGAAGGTGCAGATGATGATGATGGGGGATCTGGTGATGAAGATGAAGGTGAAATTTTTGAAGTGGAAGAGATCTTGGAAGTTTGTTATGGAGACCCGAAGGAAATAAAAAAGCCAGGCCTTTATTTTAAG GTACGATGGAAGGGTTATGGCCCAGATGAAGATACTTGGGAGCCTATAGAAGGCTTAGA TGGCtgccaaaacaaaataaaagactTTGTGACTGATGGCTTTAAAAGAAGTGTTTTGCCATTACCT GGGCAAGTAGACGTCGTATGTGGGGGACCTCCTTGCCAAGGAATAAGTGGCTTTAATCGTTTTAGAAATTCAGCAAATCCATTACAAGATCCAAAAAATAAACAGCTTGAAGTATTCATGAGCATTGTGGAGTTCTTGAAGCCAAGGTTCGTGTTAATGGAAAATGTGGTGGACTTGCTTAGGTTTGCACATGGTTACCTTGGAAGATATGCACTAAGCAGACTTGTTGGAATGAACTACCAAGCACGGATGGGAATGATGGTTGCTGGGGCATATGGACTTCCACAATTTCGTATGCGTGTCTTCATGTGGGGTGCTCTTCCTTCAGAG AAATTGCCACAATATCCGTTGCCCACACATAACGTTATTGTGAGGGGTGGCATTCCCACAGAATTTGAG TTAAATGCAGTAGATTTTGAAGAAGGCCTGAAGGTCAAGCTAAAGAGAGAACTTCTTCTCGAGGATGCACTTTCAGATCTTCCTCCT gtGGAAAATAATGAACCAAGGGATGAAATGCCATATATCGATGAGCCAAAATCAGTCTTTCAGCGTTTCATAAGATCAAGGAGGGATG GTACGTTGGGTACTGTTTTGTATGATCATCGTCCCCTTCAGTTAAACGAAGATGACTACCAGCGTGTAACTCAAATTCCCAAACAAAAG GGTGCAAACTTCAGGGACTTGCCTGGGGTTCGTGTTCGTGCTGACAATGTTGTTGAATGGGATCCAGATATGGAAAGAGTAAAACTTCCATCAGGGAAGCCTTTG GTTCCTGACTATGCAATGACTTTTGTTCGTGGCACTTCACAAAA GCCATTTGGTCGTTTATGGTGGGATGAAATTGTTTCAACAGTTGTTACACGAGCAGAGCCCCATAATCAG GCTATATTACATCCAGTGCAGGACAGAGTGCTCACTATCCGTGAAAACGCAAGGCTGCAAGGTTTCCCTGATTATTACAAATTGACTGGACCAATAAAAGAAAG GTACATACAAGTTGGAAATGCAGTTGCAGTACCAGTTGCCCGGGCTTTAGGGTATTCTTTAGCATTGGCATTGAAAGGATTGTCGCGAGATCAACCATTACTTACATTACCACCTAATTTTCCATGTCTTGAGGAACTGGTCTCCAATGACGAATCTCTAGATAAGGTTTAA
- the LOC104645694 gene encoding uncharacterized protein, which yields MEYSKNQLGYLYLEYSDVCAYTWRHPLIDKVAQIYSQNPGIVKLNSVDLSPASWMAITWSPIGYIPLLGLRKRVPTYFITYHTLSSLFQENTNDETKEGVSMLKKKNSGIPLPPFGIASYKMQNDVYMDKAQAITKYDDLHGAANCWLNQLNYYHHDFRVFTSNAKNLDYIYLF from the exons ATGGAATATTCAAAAAATCAACTTGGCTATCTCTATCTTGAATATTCTGATGTTTGTGCTTATACTTGGAGACACCCCTTAATAGATAAG GTAGCTCAAATATACTCCCAAAATCCTGGAATTGTCAAACTAAACAGTGTTGATTTGTCTCCAGCAAGTTGGATGGCTATTACTTg gtcTCCAATTGGCTATATACCATTGCTTGGGTTGAGAAAAAGGGTGCCAACATATTTCATTACCTATCATACCTTATCATCACTATTTCAAG AGAACACAAATGATGAAACAAAAGAAGGTgtttcaatgcttaagaagaaaaatagtgGAATTCCTCTTCCACCTTTTGGTATTGCATCTTATAAGATGCAAAATGATGTTTACATGGACAAAGCTCAAGCTATTACTAAATATGATGATCTTCATGGTGCTGCAAATTGTTGGCtaaatcaacttaattattACCATCATGATTTTAGAGTTTTCACCTCAAATGCAAAAAATCTAGactatatttacttattttaa
- the LOC101264962 gene encoding probable rRNA-processing protein EBP2 homolog, which produces MMVVDELAMMNPENGDFDPETESESEDEEGDQQVVKLAEPSKTAVYNRDGLLERLADISWPDDLDWIHRLSIDREEQEEVDVNDDLAREHSFYTQGLEGIRQAYVNFQSTGEPFLRPSDYYAEMVKSDTHMEKVKGRLLAEKRRIEESEERRKARDNKKLAKDVQAQKMKERTKQKKQEIESVKKWRKQRQQSGFDKEDAGGLDLAFNGGNTDKPYQRSNKKRPGVSPGDRSGGKGKGFNKKRKNREFKDSKFGFGGRKGLKKQNTADTTNDFGGLHKGDRSAKNNKRVKR; this is translated from the coding sequence ATGATGGTTGTGGATGAATTGGCTATGATGAATCCAGAGAATGGTGATTTCGATCCAGAAACGGAGTCGGAATCGGAAGATGAAGAAGGGGATCAGCAAGTCGTAAAACTGGCTGAACCTTCGAAAACTGCTGTATATAACAGGGATGGATTACTTGAAAGGCTAGCTGATATCAGTTGGCCTGATGATTTGGATTGGATTCACAGGCTTAGCATCGATAGGGAGGAGCAAGAAGAGGTGGATGTGAACGATGATTTGGCGAGGGAGCACTCGTTTTACACTCAAGGGTTGGAGGGTATACGCCAAGCGTATGTCAACTTTCAGTCTACCGGTGAACCATTTCTAAGGCCCTCTGATTATTATGCGGAAATGGTGAAGTCTGACACTCATATGGAGAAAGTTAAGGGCCGACTCTTGGCTGAGAAGAGGAGGATTGAGGAGTCCGAGGAGAGGAGGAAGGCTAGAGATAACAAGAAACTTGCTAAAGATGTACAAGCACAGAAGATGAAAGAACGAACTAAGCAGAAGAAGCAAGAGATTGAGTCCGTTAAAAAGTGGAGGAAGCAGAGGCAGCAGAGTGGCTTTGATAAAGAAGATGCTGGCGGTCTAGACTTGGCATTTAACGGAGGAAACACGGATAAACCCTATCAGAGATCAAATAAGAAGAGACCTGGTGTATCTCCCGGAGATCGTTCAGGTGGAAAAGGGAAGGGGTTcaacaaaaagaggaaaaacCGGGAATTCAAGGATTCTAAGTTTGGATTTGGTGGTAGAAAAGGTTTAAAGAAGCAGAACACTGCTGACACTACCAACGACTTCGGTGGATTGCATAAAGGTGATCGTTCTGCTAAAAACAACAAACGCGTTAAGAGATAG
- the LOC101267441 gene encoding PP2A regulatory subunit TAP46: MGELNMQEMPLPALFEQAKKIHDLASESSVDQGIVRKGCEILRVCEEMIGKLGLFSLNETKDDISTANLKYILVPYYLAELTEKIAEDDRIEVLKASQAKLKEFISFCETMELVPEDEIETSTQGGSSSSVDRRAKKIARFKRQRAAESKLLELKERRERRGRSTKAAALSSPVETGEEDVFDDDGEEEREAWLTTISLALCKAFDLLEMLKKEEEILSAVREKQLRDGEKEFSQLILDERTQKVESWHRDAAARARYTKPAAPITCATFAQDVIEGRAKVSQAHDHKHQPLLFGPASLVGMNPTTERQRIAAQVFQPHYRLPTMSIEEAGLTEMNMMNEWQERNVKLMEEATSSWYNDGPKTRPNEDDEEDDNDDAAQEKARAWDDWKDDNPRGAGNKKLTPCG, translated from the exons ATGGGTGAATTGAATATGCAAGAGATGCCATTACCTGCTCTGTTCGAGCAAGCTAAAAAAATCCATGATTTGGCTTCGGAATCGAGCGTTGATCAA GGAATAGTGAGGAAAGGTTGTGAGATTTTGAGAGTGTGTGAAGAAATGATTGGGAAATTAGGGCTGTTTTCGCTTAATGAGACTAAAGATGATATTAGCACAGCAAATCTCAAGTATATTCTG gtcCCTTATTATCTAGCGGAGCTAACAGAAAAAATTGCAGAAGATGACAGGATAGAAGTACTCAAGGCTTCACAAGCTAAGCTAAAG GAGTTCATTTCATTTTGTGAGACAATGGAACTTGTTCCTGAAGACGAGATAGAGACATCTACCCAAGGTGGATCTAGTTCTTCTGTAGATCGTAGAGCTAAAAAG ATAGCTCGTTTCAAACGTCAAAGAGCTGCTGAGTCAAAACTACTTGAATTGAAGGAGCGGAGAGAGCGTCGTGGACGATCGACTAAAGCAGCTGCATTGTCAAGTCCTGTGGAAACTGGAGAAGAGGACGTGTTTGATGATGACGGTGAAGAAGAAAGGGAG GCATGGCTTACAACTATTTCCCTGGCCCTTTGTAAG GCCTTTGATTTGCTTGAAATGCTGAAGAAAGAGGAAGAAATACTATCTGCTGTCAGGGAGAAGCAGCTTCGG GATGGGGAGAAAGAATTTTCTCAGCTAATACTTGACGAACGCACCCAAAAAGTAGAATCTTGGCATCGTGATGCTGCTGCACGAGCTCGATATACAAAACCCGCAGCCCCCATCACCTGTGCCACTTTTGCACAAGATGTCATAGAAGGGAGGGCCAAGGTCTCACAGGCGCATGACCATAAACACCAGCCTTTACTCTTTGGACCAGCAAGTCTTGTTGGTATGAACCCTACAACTGAAAGGCAAAGAATAGCTGCCCAGGTCTTTCAGCCTCATTATAG aTTACCAACGATGAGCATTGAAGAAGCTGGGCTAACAGAGATGAATATGATGAACGAATGGCAAGAAAGGAATGTTAAGCTCATGGAAGAAGCAACTTCTTCATGGTACAATGACGGTCCCAAGACAAGGCCAAATGAAGATGACGAAgaagatgataatgatgatgccgCCCAAGAAAAGGCACGAGCATGGGATGACTGGAAAGATGACAACCCTCGTGGCGCTGGTAACAAGAAGCTAACTCCTTGTGGTTAA